In a single window of the Halomicroarcula saliterrae genome:
- a CDS encoding type IV pilin N-terminal domain-containing protein gives MGAPSLDDDTVAMSESIGIGLLVGMTVVVTAIVGLNVMVVTEDRAGGVPQANFTYDYAEDSSLLLVTHSRGDPIQAGRLEFEGPRGDAKANWSQLANKNRTEMVENGDIAQLSQNNAYGQRVGSGDAITVYYNESGNRTQLDQWPGA, from the coding sequence ATGGGCGCTCCCAGCCTCGACGACGACACGGTCGCGATGTCCGAATCCATCGGTATCGGGCTGCTCGTTGGAATGACAGTCGTCGTCACGGCCATCGTCGGCCTGAACGTCATGGTCGTCACCGAGGACCGCGCCGGCGGAGTCCCGCAGGCGAACTTCACCTACGACTACGCCGAGGACAGCAGCCTGTTACTGGTGACCCACAGCCGCGGCGACCCGATTCAGGCCGGTCGCCTGGAGTTCGAGGGGCCCAGAGGCGACGCGAAAGCGAACTGGTCGCAGCTGGCGAACAAGAACCGGACCGAGATGGTCGAGAACGGCGATATCGCACAGCTGAGCCAGAACAACGCCTACGGGCAGCGAGTCGGCTCGGGCGACGCCATCACCGTCTACTACAACGAGAGTGGTAATCGAACCCAGCTGGACCAGTGGCCGGGTGCCTGA
- a CDS encoding DoxX family protein: protein MTSRPAVAALFALLVAVATRPVSAHVDYVTDGPGEPMDAVAFTVDVLSDPFNAALFGVSGLLVGVGVAGYLRVRPTITDIVILREKLASYGDLVPWMLRLAAGLPLIGAGFEGYLFAPTVTFNVGANPFLRVLFIGLGFFVLFGLATRIVATLGLLTYVWALATDPSVFLAIEYVPIFLALFLLGGGRPSADDMLLEVASTDGTYYGRVDPVHLLKSYLDDRTRPLRQYVPVILRVGMGASFIYLGLIQKLAQPGSGLLVVEKYNLTAVVPVDPGLWVVGAGVTEIAVGVALIAGFFTRGAAATSFLLFTVTLFGLPDDPVLAHVTLFGMASAVFTLGSGPLSFDRWFGRPAVGEDESVVPAD from the coding sequence ATGACTTCCCGACCGGCCGTCGCGGCGCTGTTCGCTCTCCTCGTGGCCGTCGCCACTCGCCCGGTGAGTGCACACGTCGACTACGTCACCGACGGTCCCGGCGAACCTATGGACGCCGTCGCGTTCACGGTAGATGTGCTGTCGGACCCGTTTAACGCCGCGCTCTTTGGCGTTTCCGGGCTCCTCGTCGGCGTCGGCGTCGCGGGCTATCTCCGGGTCCGACCGACCATCACCGATATCGTCATTCTGCGCGAGAAGCTCGCCAGCTACGGCGACCTCGTCCCGTGGATGCTCAGACTCGCCGCCGGGCTCCCGCTCATCGGGGCGGGCTTCGAGGGCTATCTGTTCGCGCCGACGGTGACGTTCAACGTGGGAGCGAACCCGTTCCTCCGGGTGCTGTTCATCGGCCTCGGCTTCTTCGTCCTGTTCGGGCTGGCGACGCGCATCGTCGCCACGCTCGGCCTGCTGACCTACGTGTGGGCGCTGGCGACCGACCCCAGCGTCTTCCTCGCCATCGAGTACGTCCCCATCTTTCTCGCGCTGTTCCTCCTGGGCGGTGGCCGCCCCAGCGCCGACGACATGCTGCTCGAAGTCGCGAGCACCGATGGCACGTACTACGGGCGCGTCGACCCGGTCCACCTCCTCAAGAGCTATCTGGACGACCGGACGCGGCCGCTCCGTCAGTACGTCCCGGTGATTCTCCGCGTCGGGATGGGTGCCTCGTTCATCTATCTCGGTCTCATCCAGAAGCTGGCCCAGCCCGGCAGCGGACTCCTCGTCGTCGAGAAGTACAACCTCACCGCCGTCGTCCCCGTCGACCCCGGCCTGTGGGTGGTCGGCGCCGGCGTCACGGAAATCGCCGTCGGTGTCGCGCTCATCGCCGGCTTCTTCACCCGCGGCGCGGCCGCAACCTCGTTTCTCCTGTTTACCGTGACGCTCTTCGGGCTGCCGGACGACCCGGTGCTGGCCCACGTCACCCTGTTCGGGATGGCCTCCGCCGTCTTCACGCTCGGTTCCGGCCCGCTCTCGTTCGACCGCTGGTTCGGTCGCCCCGCCGTCGGCGAGGACGAGTCGGTCGTCCCCGCGGACTGA
- the glpR gene encoding HTH-type transcriptional regulator GlpR, producing MLPAERKRTIVQLVTEQDGCSVATLADELNFSKATIRRDLQDLETEGRIERSHGGAVPVSSVGHERSYDQREVDRLAAKQAIAGRASEEVRDGHVVCFDAGTTTTEVARAAPDSGYIGVTNMPELALELADSEVDVKMTGGTMRPRSHALVGPAAESFLDQRHFDLLFLGTNGVTADTGLTTPDEDEAAVKRRMVANATRVVLVADSSKFGERSFVSVADPTEIDLFVTDVPLPGELADAFAETDVVVTGAD from the coding sequence ATGCTCCCCGCAGAGCGAAAACGCACAATCGTTCAGCTAGTGACCGAACAGGACGGCTGTTCGGTCGCCACGCTGGCCGACGAACTTAACTTCTCGAAAGCGACGATACGCCGCGACCTGCAGGACCTGGAGACGGAGGGCCGTATCGAACGGTCCCACGGCGGTGCGGTGCCTGTCTCGTCGGTCGGCCACGAGCGGTCCTACGACCAGCGGGAGGTCGACCGACTGGCGGCCAAACAGGCCATCGCCGGCCGGGCGAGCGAGGAGGTCCGCGACGGACACGTCGTCTGTTTCGACGCCGGGACGACCACGACGGAGGTCGCGCGGGCCGCGCCCGACAGCGGCTACATCGGCGTGACGAACATGCCCGAACTCGCGCTGGAACTGGCCGACAGCGAGGTCGATGTGAAGATGACCGGTGGGACGATGCGCCCGCGGAGTCACGCGCTGGTGGGCCCCGCCGCCGAGTCGTTCCTGGACCAGCGTCACTTCGACCTGCTCTTTCTGGGGACCAACGGCGTCACGGCCGATACGGGACTGACGACCCCCGACGAGGACGAGGCGGCCGTCAAGCGGCGGATGGTCGCGAACGCGACCCGTGTCGTGCTCGTCGCCGACAGCTCGAAGTTCGGTGAACGGAGTTTCGTCTCGGTCGCCGACCCGACCGAAATCGACCTGTTCGTCACCGACGTCCCGCTACCGGGCGAACTCGCGGACGCCTTCGCCGAGACGGACGTGGTCGTGACGGGGGCCGACTGA
- the leuD gene encoding 3-isopropylmalate dehydratase small subunit, protein MTDATEDIPEVDYVEGTGVPIRGNDIDTDQIIPARFMKVVTFDGLGEFAFFDLRFDDDDNEKEHPLNEARFQDANVMVVNNNFGCGSSREHAPQALMRWGIDAIIGEGFAEIFAGNCLALGIPTLTADHETINALQQWVDDNPDGDIEVDVAAETVRYGGQEISVSVDDAQRKALVEGIWDTTALMKANRNAIEETAANLPYLDQTRSDVEADD, encoded by the coding sequence GTGACCGACGCGACCGAGGACATCCCGGAGGTCGACTACGTCGAGGGCACCGGTGTGCCCATCCGCGGTAACGACATCGACACGGACCAGATTATCCCGGCGCGGTTCATGAAGGTCGTCACCTTCGATGGGCTGGGCGAGTTCGCCTTCTTCGACCTGCGGTTCGACGACGACGACAACGAGAAGGAGCACCCGCTCAACGAGGCGCGCTTCCAGGACGCCAACGTCATGGTCGTCAACAACAACTTCGGCTGTGGCTCCTCCCGCGAGCACGCCCCGCAGGCGCTGATGCGCTGGGGCATCGACGCCATCATCGGCGAGGGCTTCGCCGAGATTTTCGCGGGGAACTGCCTCGCGCTCGGCATCCCGACGCTGACCGCCGACCACGAGACCATCAACGCGCTCCAGCAGTGGGTCGACGACAACCCCGACGGCGACATCGAGGTCGACGTGGCCGCCGAAACGGTCCGCTACGGCGGGCAGGAGATCAGCGTCTCCGTCGACGACGCCCAGCGGAAGGCCCTCGTCGAGGGCATCTGGGACACGACGGCGCTGATGAAGGCGAACCGCAACGCCATCGAGGAGACGGCCGCGAACCTCCCGTATCTGGACCAGACGCGGTCGGACGTCGAAGCGGACGATTAG
- the pfkB gene encoding 1-phosphofructokinase, with product MHVTVTFNPAVDQTLAFDEPMAPDRVMRASSARFDAAGKGINVAQFLAAMGRDAVATGVLGGFTGQFIRERLTADGVATAFVEAPEPTRLNTTALAADGEYKLNHDGPTVDADAVDAILDAVREREPDTVVVSGSLPPGVTTETVDELATAGAWDTVVDMGGDALQALDAQYALCKPNRPELGAATGADVSTVEGCARAAAAFRERGFDRVLASLGGDGVVLVTGSTALHADALDADVVDTVGAGDGLLAGALGAWADGADDETALRTGVAVATRMVERPGTAPPSMAGLDELRSGVAVRELTVEPGHSG from the coding sequence ATGCACGTCACCGTGACGTTCAACCCGGCGGTCGACCAGACGCTGGCGTTCGACGAGCCGATGGCCCCCGACCGGGTCATGCGCGCCTCGTCGGCCCGCTTCGACGCCGCCGGCAAGGGAATCAACGTGGCCCAGTTCCTCGCCGCGATGGGTCGAGACGCCGTCGCGACCGGCGTGCTGGGCGGGTTCACCGGCCAGTTCATCCGGGAGCGGCTGACCGCGGACGGCGTCGCGACGGCGTTCGTCGAGGCGCCCGAGCCGACCCGGCTGAACACGACCGCGCTGGCGGCCGACGGCGAGTACAAACTCAACCACGACGGGCCGACGGTCGACGCCGACGCCGTCGATGCCATCCTCGATGCCGTCCGCGAGCGCGAGCCCGACACCGTCGTGGTCAGCGGGAGCCTGCCGCCGGGGGTGACGACGGAGACCGTCGACGAGCTCGCGACCGCCGGTGCGTGGGACACCGTCGTCGACATGGGCGGCGACGCGCTGCAGGCGCTCGACGCGCAGTACGCGCTCTGTAAACCGAACCGTCCGGAGCTCGGCGCGGCGACCGGGGCGGACGTCTCGACCGTCGAAGGGTGTGCCCGCGCGGCGGCGGCGTTCCGCGAGCGCGGGTTCGACCGCGTGCTCGCCTCGCTGGGCGGCGACGGCGTCGTGCTGGTCACCGGGTCGACGGCCCTGCACGCCGACGCGCTCGACGCCGACGTGGTGGACACGGTCGGCGCCGGAGACGGGCTCCTCGCCGGGGCGCTGGGCGCGTGGGCCGACGGGGCCGACGACGAGACGGCGCTGCGCACCGGCGTCGCCGTCGCGACCCGAATGGTCGAGCGACCGGGTACTGCCCCGCCCTCGATGGCCGGGCTCGACGAACTCCGGAGCGGCGTCGCCGTACGGGAACTGACCGTCGAGCCGGGTCACAGCGGGTAG
- a CDS encoding isocitrate/isopropylmalate dehydrogenase family protein has translation MTHEIAVIPGDGIGQEVTPAAVEVLEAIDSVDFEFVEADAGDAVLEATGEALPQETRSIAADADATLFGAAGETAADVILPLREVVGSFANVRPARSYPGLDAVQPDTDIVFIRENTEGVYSGIESEVTEGVTTLTRVITESASREIAEFGFDYAKQNDYDDITIAHKANVMRETDGMFLDAVSAVGDSRGADYDTALMDALAMHLVMTPEQYDVIICPNLAGDVLSDLAAGLVGGLGLLPSANVGEENALFEPVHGSAPDIAGEGIANPSAMVLSAAMLLDHLDYDEEGDRVRTAVESVLESGPKTPDLGGDAGTEAVTAAIVDEL, from the coding sequence ATGACACACGAGATCGCGGTCATCCCCGGTGACGGCATCGGACAGGAGGTCACGCCCGCCGCCGTCGAGGTGCTGGAGGCCATAGACAGCGTCGACTTCGAGTTCGTCGAGGCCGACGCCGGCGACGCAGTGCTCGAAGCGACCGGCGAGGCGCTCCCACAGGAGACCCGGTCGATTGCCGCCGACGCCGACGCGACGCTCTTTGGCGCGGCCGGCGAGACGGCCGCAGACGTCATCCTCCCGCTGCGGGAGGTCGTCGGCTCCTTCGCCAACGTCCGGCCGGCCCGCTCGTACCCCGGGCTCGACGCCGTCCAGCCCGACACCGATATCGTCTTCATCCGGGAGAACACGGAGGGGGTCTACTCGGGCATCGAGAGCGAGGTAACCGAGGGCGTGACGACGCTGACCCGCGTCATCACGGAGTCCGCCTCGCGAGAAATCGCCGAGTTCGGCTTCGACTACGCGAAACAGAACGACTACGACGATATCACCATCGCGCACAAGGCCAACGTCATGCGCGAGACCGACGGGATGTTCCTCGATGCGGTGTCGGCGGTCGGTGACAGTCGCGGCGCGGACTACGACACCGCGCTGATGGACGCGCTGGCGATGCATCTCGTGATGACCCCTGAGCAGTACGACGTCATCATCTGCCCGAACCTCGCCGGCGACGTGCTCTCGGACCTCGCCGCCGGGCTCGTCGGCGGGCTGGGCCTGCTCCCGTCGGCGAACGTCGGCGAGGAGAACGCGCTGTTCGAGCCGGTGCACGGCTCCGCGCCGGATATCGCCGGCGAGGGCATCGCGAACCCCTCGGCGATGGTTCTCTCCGCGGCCATGTTGCTCGACCACCTGGACTACGACGAGGAGGGCGACCGGGTCCGGACGGCCGTCGAATCGGTCCTCGAATCCGGCCCGAAGACGCCCGACCTGGGCGGCGACGCGGGCACCGAGGCCGTCACCGCCGCTATCGTCGACGAGCTGTAG
- a CDS encoding PQQ-binding-like beta-propeller repeat protein has translation MRTRRSLLRTVGGVTVVGLAGCSGGDSTDGGSPTNGSTPTESSTPTDGSTPGETTEDGDGSAGSPGTWRSLDADAGNTSSNPDASGPERSPTLGTVYEQTTVENILTAPVVAGETVAFLDESAIRAVSLSGDQRWQFGWGGDQSPPPTPALRDGTVYFPTTDALVAVTDGGGEWSTDLPGQPASSPIVTADGVYLLTEGEEYTIVAYDHDGGKRFELPAEEALSAPAVDGSTFYHYREREFDETQVVARSTADGGVRWTNSDFDSSSAPVAADGTVYCIRPDRYGAVVVALSSVDGTAEWVSDVVTDEIVGAPAATGETLYVATTEGVRAFETADGSPAWDEPYAADSSITGQPRVDGHSVYMADGDTAVAVDRETGERRWSTSFGTDGDPGVLGVCPVGDRVYATLQRRVVALE, from the coding sequence ATGCGAACGAGACGGAGTCTATTGCGAACGGTCGGCGGCGTCACTGTCGTGGGCCTGGCGGGCTGTAGTGGGGGCGACTCGACCGACGGCGGGTCGCCGACTAACGGTTCGACGCCGACTGAGAGTTCGACACCGACTGACGGTTCGACGCCGGGAGAAACAACCGAAGACGGGGACGGGAGCGCCGGCTCACCGGGCACGTGGCGGTCGCTCGACGCCGACGCGGGCAACACCAGCTCGAACCCGGACGCGTCGGGCCCGGAACGCAGTCCGACGCTCGGGACCGTCTACGAGCAGACCACTGTCGAGAACATCCTGACCGCGCCCGTCGTGGCGGGCGAGACGGTGGCGTTCCTCGACGAGTCCGCCATCAGGGCGGTGTCGCTGTCCGGCGACCAGCGCTGGCAGTTCGGCTGGGGCGGCGACCAGTCGCCCCCGCCGACGCCGGCACTCCGGGACGGGACGGTGTACTTTCCGACGACGGACGCGCTCGTCGCCGTCACGGACGGGGGTGGCGAGTGGTCGACCGACCTCCCGGGACAGCCAGCGTCGAGCCCGATAGTGACGGCCGACGGGGTGTATCTCCTGACCGAGGGGGAGGAGTACACCATCGTCGCCTACGACCACGACGGCGGGAAACGGTTCGAGCTACCCGCCGAAGAGGCGCTGTCGGCCCCGGCCGTCGACGGGTCGACGTTCTACCACTACCGGGAGCGGGAGTTCGACGAGACGCAGGTGGTCGCACGCAGTACGGCCGACGGCGGCGTCCGCTGGACGAACAGCGACTTCGACAGCAGTTCGGCCCCCGTGGCCGCCGACGGGACCGTCTACTGCATCCGCCCGGACCGGTACGGGGCCGTCGTCGTCGCGCTCTCGTCGGTCGACGGCACCGCCGAGTGGGTGTCCGACGTCGTTACCGACGAAATCGTCGGCGCGCCCGCCGCCACCGGCGAGACGCTGTACGTCGCGACGACCGAGGGCGTTCGGGCGTTCGAGACAGCCGACGGGAGCCCGGCCTGGGACGAGCCCTACGCCGCCGATTCGTCAATCACGGGCCAGCCCCGCGTCGACGGACACTCCGTCTACATGGCCGACGGGGACACGGCCGTGGCCGTCGACCGGGAGACGGGCGAGCGGCGCTGGTCGACCAGCTTCGGGACCGACGGTGACCCCGGCGTCCTCGGCGTCTGTCCGGTCGGTGACCGGGTGTACGCGACCCTCCAGCGCCGCGTCGTCGCGCTGGAGTGA